Genomic window (Deltaproteobacteria bacterium):
CGGCAATCGAACTGAACGTCCCGTTGCTCGGGTCGTACCACGACGCGTAGGCCGGGGCGCCGAGCGTCGCCATGTTCACCGTGATGGTGCGACTCGTCGGCAGATACGCCATCACCAACGCACCGTCGGGCGTGCGCGCCGCCGTCAGGTAGTCATTGGTGCCGAGCGCGCCACTGTCGGCAAACGTCCCGTAGCCCGCGGTCACCACGGTGTGGGACTGATCGGGAATCAGGTTGAACCACTGCCGCGACTCGAACAGGAATTTGACGTAGCGCATCTGCAACGAGCCCGGCGTATCGAGGTTGCTCTGCCAGCCGCTGCTGAACGGCCAGGTGTAGCGGTTGCCGTAGAGCTGGCCGGCGGCGCCGCTGAGCAGACTCCAGTACGCCTGCCGGCGCAGGATCTCGGGCGTGCCCTCGTCGGCGGCGTTGTGTTCGAACTCGTAGTTCGCTTCCACCAAGAACGTCGGCAGCGCGTTGGCGCGGTTGTAGTCGGCCAGCACCTGCGCGTAGGTCGGATAGTAGGTGTACGACGCGTTGAGCTGAATCAGCGGCGCCCAACTCGCGTCATCGAGCGAGCCGCTGACGAGATAGTCCAACTCCACGGTGTGAATGTGGCGGTCGTCGGTGTCGTGGATGCCGCGCGCCACCGCCTGCACCACCGCGTCGTCGCCGGGCGACTGCCAGCTTTGGAAATCGTTGCCGCTCATCCAGATGATGTTGTCGACGCTGCGGTAACGCGTGCCGAGGTAGCGCCCGTAGGTGCGCGCCTTGGTAACGCCGTTGGCATTCAGGACACTGAGGTAGCTGCCGGTCTCGGCGGGATCGAGCAGCACGGTAAGGCCATGCTGCGCCGCCAGCGTGAGCATGTGATCGACGCGGGTGAAGAAGGCGTCGTTGGGCGTGGCGAGATCGTTGGGCGTGGTAAACGGCACGATACCGTCGTAGGTGCTGCCGTCGGCGCGCCCTCCCGTGTAGGTGGCGCACAGCAGGTTGACCCAGACCACATTGAACCCCGCGGCTTGGCGGTCGGCGAAAAACGCGTCGGCCTCGGCCTCGGAGAGATTGACCGTCAACGCCTGCGGCGAATCCCCGGTGAGCAACACCGGCACGTTGTTCTGATCCACCAAGTACCGCCCGTTCGGGCTCACCTTCAACGGATAGGCGGTGTTCGTGTTCGGCGGTGGGTTGCCCGGCGTGCGTGTCGCTGTTGGCGTACGTGTTGGCGTTGACGTGCGCGTCCCCGTCCGCGTCGCGGTCGGCCGCAGCGTGGCGGTCGGCGTCCGCGTGCGAGTGCGCGTACGAGTAGGAGTCGCCGTGCGGGTCGCGGTACTCGTCGCCGTTGGCGTCGGCGTACGAGTGGGACGCCGCGTATGCGTCGCCGTGGGCGTCGGAGTGGACGTGCGGGTCACCGTTGGCGTCCGCGTGCGAGTCACCGTTCGCGTCGGCGTCCTCGTCGTGGTCCGTGTTCGCGTCCGCGTTGCTGTCGAGCGCCGAGTAGGTGTGCGCGTTGGCGTGGGAGCTGCGAGGGCACCCACCGCGTGCAGGCAAATGAGAAGAAGCGCAGCCCACAACGCGCGGGTAACGATGACCTGCCAGACGCGAGCACTGCGGGAACCGCGGGCATTGCGAGCATGAATTGATGAGCGCGCATTCATTGTGCAAACCTAGGCTACCCCGACATCGCAGAGTGTCAACGGGATATTTTCACTGAGCGACGACCACGCACGCCTTGATGTTTTGACATGCGCCTCCTACAGCGAGTATCGGCTGCGTGAGCTGGCACAAGGCGCGCGCCGCAACGCGCCAGCAATCACGCGGTCGGCTCGTCAGACGCAGAGCCGTGGAGGAGCGCATGACGGATTGTCCGGTGAAAGTCGGCAGCATGCTGTTTACGATGGTGGATCCGCACCGGGGCTACGAGGTCGCCTACAATCGCTGGTACGAGCGCGACCATTTTTACGCCGGATGCCTTGTGGGTCCTTGGCTGTTCGCGGGACGGCGATGGGTGGCGCCGCGCATCCTCAAAGATCTGCGCTTCCCCGAGCCGAGTTCGTTTGCGGCGCCGTCAGTGGCGGCGGGCTCGTACGTTGCGACCTATTGGATACATGCCGACCACCACGATGAGCACCACGAGTGGGCGATCAATCAGGTGCGCTGGCTCTACCGCAACGGCCGTGGCTTTCCGCAACGCACGCACGTTCACACGCTGCTCTACACCTACGATTGGACCCACTATCGCGACAGCGACCCGGTCCCGGTCGAGCTGTCGCTCGATCATCACTTCCCGGGGATGGTTTCAATCGCAATCGAACGCGAGCCCGGCGTCAAGCAGGACGATCTCGACCGCTGGCTGCGAGAGTCGTACCTGCCGCACATGCTGGCCGATTCTCGGATCGCGTCGTGTTCCACCTGGTCGCCGATTCCACAGGCCAACACCCCACCGATGGACATTCCGCGCGTGGAGCGCACCGACCGGCTCGACCTGCAGCTGTACTTCCTCGACAGCGAGCCACAGCAGACATGGAGCCGATTCCAGAAATTCGGGAAGGCCCTGGCGGCAACCGGGCTTGGTCAGGTCGTGTTTGCTTCCCCCTGGCTGCCCACCGTTGTCGGTACGGATACCTACACTGATCAGCTCTGGTAGATTGGCGAGACGGTCGTGTCGGCGCAAGCAACGAGACCGCGTCCGCATTGCCGACCCGGCGCGGTAGCGATCGCTTGCTTCCCGGCACCTTCGAAACGTTGTCGCCGAAGCAAGGCGCGTGCTACGCTGCGAAGCATCGTGACATCCCGCCGTGGAAGCTGAAGGCCATAGCGCGTCGCACCCGGTAGCGCGCGGCTGACCACGAATTGCTCTTCGGGGAGGTCCTCATTGGAATGATTCACCACATCGGCGTCTTCGCTTCAGACCTTGGCGCGAGTCGGCGATTCTTCACGCAGGCTCTGGCACCGCTGGGTGTGGTTGCCCAGTACGAAACGGATCAGGTTGCGGAATTCTGGCGGCTCGACACCGATGCACCGTCGTTGTCCCTCGGGCGGACAACGGGAGAAGTGACTCGTGGCCTGCACCTGGCCTTCGAGGCCGCTGATCGCAATACCGTTGACGCGTTCTTCGCTGCAGCGATTGCCGCCGGAGGCCGAGAACGGCATGCCCCGAGGCATTGGCCTCACTACCGAGCGTACTGCGCCTTCGTCAGCGACCCAGACGGCAACAACATCGAGGCCGTCCACAAGGAGACCTCACGGCGAAGGCCTGGCGCACGAGCAGCGGAGTGAACGAGCTTTCGAAAAAATCCCTAACGGGGTTGATCAAACTACAGGTTGGCCTTGCTCTGTTGCTCTTCCTGCCGGCTTGGTCGCTGCACTTTTGGCAGGCGTGGATCTACTGGATGCTCTTCGGTATCTCCGTCCTGATGATCACGCTGTATTTTCTGAAGCATGACCCCGGTCTGGTTAATCGTCGACTCGATGCCGGTCCGGGGGCCGAGCATGAGAAGATCCAGAAGATCATTCAAGCCATCGCCAGTGTCCTGGTGTGCGCCCTCATCATTGTTCCAGGGTTCGATCATCGGTTTCATTGGTCAGCGGTGCCGACAGCCATCGTTCTGTCTGCCGACGTGATGGTCGCGCTCGGGCTTCTGATGGTCTTCTTCGTGTTCAGAGCGAACAGTTACGCGGCGAGTGTCGTGAAAGTCGAGGCGAGCCAGCCGGTGATAGAGACGGGGCCATATCGGCTCGTTCGCCACCCGATGTATGCGGGCGGCCTGCTGGCGCTCTTGGCCACGCCGTTGGCGTTGGGATCGCCGTGGGGACTGCTCGTTGGCATCGCGCTCTGCGGCGTCATCGTCGCTCGGCTTCTGGATGAAGAGCGGTTTCTGTCCGCACACCTCCCGGGCTACGACGCGTATTGCCGGAAGGTTCGGTATCGTCTGGTGCCGATGGTCTGGTAAACTTCCGAGCGAGCGGAGGAGATCATGCTGACAGGAAGATGCCTCTGCGGCGATGTGCGGTTCGAACTGCACGGGAAGCTCGGCCCGCTGGCGTATTGCCACTGTTCGATGTGTCAGCGCGCCAGTGGCTCCGCCTTCGCCGCCAACGCGGCGATCCGATCGCAATACCTGAAGTGGGTATCCGGACGAGAATCAATCCGCGAGTACGAATCCTCGCCGGGCAAGTTCCGCGCGTTCTGTTCGAGGTGCGGCTCGCCGATCTTCAGCCGGCGTGTCGACGAACCAGACTCGTTCCGGATTCGCTTGGGCATGCTCGACGGTGACCCCGAGCGCAGACCACTGGCTCACTTCTGGGTGTCATCCAAAGCGCCGTGGTTCGAGATTCGCGACGAGCTTCCACAATACCAAGAAGACTCCGTCACCAACCCAGGGCCGCAATAGGGCTCCAGCATTGCGAGGCAACGCTCATGTGTAGAAACATCAAAACGCTCTTCAACTTCGAACCGCCGGTTACGGACGAAGAGATCCGCGCGGCTTCCTTGCAGTTCGTGCGAAAGGTGAGCGGCTTCAACAAGCCATCGAAGGCAAACGAAGCGGCCTTCCTCACCGCGGTCGATGCGGTCGCCAAAGTCTCGGGTCGCCTACTCACGGCTCTCGAAACCAACGCCGCCCCAAGGAACCGCGCAGAAGAAGCGGCCAAAGCACACCTGCGCGCCGCACAGAGATTCTCGACGTGAGTACCGAAGACGCGGCTCGCGCGACTAGCGGATTTGCGGCGCGCCGAGAGTGCCGCTGATCGTGATGGGTGCGTCGGGACGCGCGCCGGGGGCCCGCGGGATCAGCAGGAGCGCGCCTTTGATCGCGTCGGGCGTCGCCGCGCTGGGTTCGAGCGTCACGCGCAGATTCAATTGACTGCTGGCCGCCGGATCGCGCAACACGATGCTGCCGCTGAGCGACCCGTTCAGTTGATCGCCGACGAGGCGGAACTCTTGGATTTCGAGTCGATCGCCCTTCACGCTCAGCTTGCCCTTGGCCTGTGCGAACTGGAGATCAGGAATCTTGAAGCCTTTGATCTTGCCGCCGAGCAAACCGGGACGATTGACGAGAATCTCACCGCTCACTTGCGTCGCGCGTCGATCCGCGCTCGGAACCTGCACGGTGAAATTTCCCGATACTTGGCCGGTGATCTGGCCTTCGTCGATCTGCGACATCAATGGGCGATAGCGACCGAGTTCCAACTTGGACAGTTCGACCTGCCCCGAGCCGCCGGCGCCCGCCATCGTCCATTGACCCGTTACGGTACCGCCATAGAGTTCGCCCTGCCACGACACGCCGGTAAATTGGCCGCGCATCAGGCCCTTCAGCTCCGGCAGCACGTCGAGCGTCGAGCACTCCAACCACGACACGTCCTCGCCAGCGACGGTCTGCGACACGCGAACGCCGCGCAGCTCGTAGCCGTGATGCCAGGCGAAGCGCGCCGACTTGAAGTCGACCTGCAGTGGGCTCAGATCGACGTTGCTCATCACCCGCCGCACCACGATGTCGTGTGGAAAATTGACGATCAGCCCGACGAGAAACACGACGAGGGTGAAGCCGGCATAGAGCAGCACGGTGCGGCTCACCAGCCCGCCCAGCCACTCGAACGAAATCCGCGGCCGCGCCGACAGGCGCGGCAGGCGTAACCGAATCCGCGGTAGACGCATCGGCTACGCTCCCGGTGCCGGCGCCGCAGCGGGCGCGGCTCCGGGCGCCGCTGCTGGCGCCGCAGTGCGGGGCTTGAGCAGCGACACGGTCGCGACGATGTCGAAGCTGCGCGGATCGTTGTAACGCTTCTTCACTTGCAATCGCGAGACATGCAGCGGGGGGTCACCCTTCTCGATCTTGTAGAGCATGGCCACCAACTGATCGAGGGCCACGCCGGTCAGCTTAATCTCCACCGACTGCTCCTGGTACTCGTCGGTGAGGTTCTTGTCGGTCGGGTTCATCGACTGGATTTTCTCACGCGCCACCGTCGCCGCCACCGCGCTCTGCAGGTTGGCGAAGAGCGAGAAATTCGGATCGGTGCGCACGACAACCGATTGATTGGCCTCGATCTGGCGCAGCAAATCGAGATAGTGCGCGCGCTGCGCTTGCATCTCGTTGAGATCCTTCTCGCGCGCGACGATGCGCTTCTCCAAGCGCTCGCGGCCGGCGACCAGTGGATCCCAGACGAAACTGTAGAGCGAGATCAGCAGCACCGAGCCGACCGCGGCACCGAGCAGCAGCCGCTCGCGCGGCGACAGCCGCTGATAGAAATTGAACACCTCGCGCGGATCGAACGCCATCTACTCTCCCAGGTGCGTGTCTTTGGTCATGATCAGAATCAAGCGAAAGCTCACGTCCTTGCCGTCAGCGGACGCTTTCACATCTTTCACCTGGACATCCTTGAAGTACGGCACCGCCACCAATTGCTGCTTGATGGTGTCGACCGTTTCGAAAGAGTCGGTGCGGCCGCGGATGCGCACGGCCTCCGGGTCGTACGCGTACTCGTCGATATCGAGCTTCGCCTTGTCGGTGAGAGCGGCACTGATGGCGCGCGCGATGTCGATGGCGGCGGCGCCCGACAACGAGACGATGCCGCCCAACAGTTGCAGCTTCTGCTCCGCCTTGTCGACCTCGCTCTTGAACTGCGCGATCTCGTTGACTGGCCGCTCGTCGGGCAGCGTGTTGACGAACACTTTGCGGATCTGCCCGTCAATCGCGGTCAAGCGGCTGAGTTGGAACTGATACGCGGCAAACAAATCGGCGATCGTCATCACCAGCAGTACGCCCACCAAGATCGCGACGCGGCCGAACGCGCGCCGCACTTCCTGTTGCCCACGATGATAGGCGAACTCGTCGCGGCGGAAGTTGAGCCCGAGCGTGTTGGCGGGCGCCACTTCTCGCAAGGCGACACCCAGCGGCGCGGCGCAGGTCGGCAGCAGCGCTTGATCCGTCGGCGTCATCATGCGCAGCGGAATGCGATCGAGGCGACGCAGCTCGAAGCCGAGCTGGCGTTCCAACACCGGCGCGGAATGATCGAGCCACGCCGGTGAACCGGCGACGTAGCACGGGAGCCGATCGTCCAGCGGCGCGCCGTTGATCACCATCAGGCTCCAGCGCAACTCGACCGCGAGCGCGCGGGCGGCGCTGTCGTCGGGCGGAGCATCCGTCAACACCGCGCCCTCGGCGAGCGCATGGCCATTGGCGGCGCCGTTGGTCGCCGGCGCGCCGTGTCCAACCGCCAATGTGCGCAAGCCCACCAGCTGCTGATTGCGGTAGAGCGCGACATGAACGCTGTTCGCGTTGCACTCGACGAATGCGAAGGTCGCCGGCAGGTCGGCGCTCAACACGCGCAGCACGTTGAGCCCGGACATCGAAGCAAGGTCGACGACCTTGGGATCGATGCCGGCGCTGCGCAGCATCGCCAGGTGCGCTTCCAGATCGGTCTTCTGCACCATCGCCGCCAACACTGTCGTGCCCGAGCGATCGCGGTGCAGCACGGAGTAATCGACGATCACTTCGTCGAGACCGAATGGCACCTGGGTTTCGAGTTCAAACGGGATCGTCTGATTGAGCCGCTTGCGATCACGGAACGGCAGGAAGAACACGCGATGCGAGACCAGCCCGCCCGGCAGGGTCGACACCACGGTCTCGCCCGCGAGTTGGTGGCGATCGAGGAAGCGCCGCACTTGCTCGCCAGTGGCGCCGCCGTCGGGGGTGAGCGCTTCGTGGTACAGGCCGGCGATGCGATAGTCGCGAAAGCTGGTTTCCAGCACCGCGGCCTTGACCTCGGTCTCCTCGACATCCAGAGCTAGAATTCGTTGCGGCATGGCCGCTCAGTCCTTGTCCTTCCTCATCGGTCAAGCGGCGCTGCGCCCCGCTCCTCCTCCGTTGCGTGCGCAAACAACTCCGCGCCCCCCCTCTTCTGCCAATCAAGCGGGGTCAAAGTCCAGCGCGGCGTACCCGGCGGAGCATTCGGCGGCACGTTGGGACGTGGCCGGCGCTGCACCAACGCGACCACGGTTTGCCCGACGCCACCGTGGCGCTGCCCGGTGGGGTCCGCGCTCACCATCGCGCTGGCGAAGACGCGGAAGTACGAACTGCGTGTGCCGAACAGCTTGATCATGATTGGTTCGTTGGGGACGTTCTTGAGCAAGGTCTTCAGCTCCGCCTCCTCGATCGGTTTCTCCGCCCCTTGGCGGTCCACGATATCTTGGATCGCTTGCTGGTCGTTGAGCACCGCAGTCAGCACTTCGACGGGCGCCGTGTTGATGTTGATCTTGCCGCCATCGTTGCCGGCACCAACGACCGGAAGCGCGGTCAGCCACTTAGAGAGCTTGGTCAGCTTGGCGGACGGAATGCCGAAGGTCGCACCAAAGTCTTCCAGTGAACGGAAGTCTTCGACGGGCGGGGGTGGTTGCTTGCTGCCCGGCACCGGGGCCGGAGACTTCCCCCAATAGTCGACCAGATCATCGACGATGCCGACCCGAACTTCTTGCGCTTCAAAAAGTCGGCGCAACGCGTCGCGCAAGAATGCTTCAGCCGTTAGGGGGGATGCGCCGGCGGCTGGAGTCTTTGACGCCGGTGGTGTGGCTGGGGGAGCGGCTCCCGGGATGACGCGCGGCCCCCGGGTGCGATTGATGTTGATCTTGCCCGACTCGTCGATCACCTGCACCTTCAAGCGCTCGTCGGGATCGAGCGTGATGACGCCGGCGATGTCGGGATTGGCCCAGTCTTCGAAGTACCAATCGGCCTGCGGTTTGTCGGTGTCGCGCGCCAGCACCGCTTCGCCGAGATTGATGCCTGAGCGCGCCAGCATCGACGCCTGCATCGCGCTCAGCGAGTTGCGCACGAGCCGCTGGTCCACTCCGACCGAGAAGGTGAACTCCACCACTGTGATGGTCAGCAACGCCACCACCAGCATGGTGACGATCAGCGCGATGCCGCGTTCGCTTCTCATTAGCGCGGCGTCGGCGTCGGCAAGCTGCCGAGCGATAGCACGAGATCGACGATCGTGGAGAAGTCGTGCGCGTTGCCGTTGCCGTCGATGAGTGTGAGACCGATATCGACGGCGAGCGGGAGCACGTTCAAGTGCGCGGGCTCGGTGGAATCCCACACCTCGACCCACTCGGCGGTCTTGGGATCGAGATAGTGGAAACTCAGGCCGATGACGCAGAAACGCTGCTCGTTGCAGTCGGTCTCGTCGAAGAGATAGGCCGACGTCCGTTTCGGGGTCGGCGGGGCATCTTCGGGGGCTTGGGACTCGTCGAAATCGGCATTCGAAACCAGCGGCACCTCGTCACGACGCACCGTGAACAGCTTGTCGCTGTTGGTGAGCGGCGCCAACGAGTACGTGATGGTCGAGCGGCCGCTACGCGGCGCCGTTTGTTGAAAGCCGCTGTGCGTGCGCACGCTGAACTGGATCGCGTCCTCCGGTTGTCGCCCGCCGCGATCGAGGCCGCGGAACGACACGTCGGAGTGCGGGTTCGGGGGCAACGCCGCTTCGAGGTCGTCGGCCATCTTGAGCACCGCGGAGCGTCCGGCCGCGTACAACTCGCCGCGGGCCTCGGCGTACTCCTTGGAAGCCAAGGTGCGCGACAACGCGCCGTAGACGGTGAGCATGATGATCCCGAGGATCGTCATCGCCACCAGCACTTCGAGCAGCGTGAAGCCCGGCTCAGCTCTCGGGTTCACGATGGACATAGTAGAGCAGATCGGCGTGATGGCGTTCGTCCCACAACACGCGCAGGCGCACCTGGCGCAGTTCATCGAAGGACGTGTGGCTGATTTCGAGTTCGTAACGAAAGCCGGGATAGCCGTCGAAGTTGCCGCTGACGTTGCCGTAATCCGAGAACTCGGTTTGCAACTCCACCTGCGCGACCAACTGGCGCATCAGCAAGGTCGCGGTGGAGAGATTCTGATCGTTGCCCACGAGCACCAAGTTGCGGTTGTGGAGGCCGAGCAGCGCGGGGAACGCCACCGCGATGACCACGATGGCTACCAGCACCTCGATCAGCGTGAAACCGGCGCTGCTTCTACGAACCCGTTGAAAAACCCCGCATGCTTCGAGACGCGCCTGTCGGCGCTCCTCAGCATGAGCGGTCCTCCGCTTCTGCCACAAGGTTTTCCCGCTCGCCCTGAGGAGGCGCGAAGCGCCGTCTCGAAGGGCGCTGCGTCTATTGCTCGAAGACGACATCGGAGTAGCCGGGGTCCAAGTTGAGGCGGCCGGTGAGCGGATTGACCCACAGCGTATACGTCTCGCTGCCGTCGTCGAGATGAATCACCGTGGTATCCACGGTCCCGTCCGGATAGAAATTGGTGACGAACTGGCCCTCCTGCTGCTTGCCGACGCTCTCGGGCAATACGATATCGCTGATGCCGATGGGTGAGGTGAGCGTCACACTGCGCGCCAGCGGCCCGAGATCTTCGAGATCATCGGCGGTGCCGAGGCCCGCCTCACCGGTGGGATCGCCGACCGTTACCCAGTAGCGCTCGCGGCCCAGGTCGTAGCGCAACTGATAGATCTGGCCATTGAGGATGGCTTCGCTGCGCAGAAAGCGGAACGTGTTGGTCAGCTGGCGCGCCTCGCGCTTCAGCTCGGCGCCGCTGGCGCTGCGCAGGCGCGGCACCGCCAGGGCCACCATGATCGCGATGATGAGCAGGACCAGGGAGATTTCGATGAGGGTGAAGCCGGCGGGGTGCGCGTGCCGCGCCCGCGCGCGTGCATCAGTTGATGGTCCGGCTGTCGATGTCGGCATTCTTGCCTTCGCCGCCCTCCTGGCCGTCGGCGCCGTATGACTTGATGATGATATTCTGGCCATCGCTGAAGTACACGTATTTGTTGTCCCATGGATCGACGGGAATCTTATCGAGGTAGCCTTCGGAGTTGTACTTGCGGCAGGCGGCGCCGCCGCCTTTGGAGACCAGCGACTCCAAGCCTTGCCCGGTGCTGGGGTAGAAGCCGCAATCCAGTTTGAACAAGTGGAGCGCTTCCTCGATGCCTTTGACGTCGGCCTTCGCCTTGACGATGCGCGCGTCGTCGGTGCGGCCGATGATCTTGGGGCCGACCAAGGCGACCAGCAGCCCGAGAATGAAGACCACCACCATGATCTCGATCAGCGTGAACCCGGTCTGGCCTTGCAGGCGCTTCATTGCCAACTTGATCCTTCCTTGGCGATCCCTCGTGAGAATCTTCGTGCGTGCGGAGGGTAACACCCGCATCCGCGTAGTTCAACGAACCAACTGTTGCAGTTCAAAAATGGGCACGAGAATCGCCATCACGATGAATAAGACGATGCCACCCATGAAAATAATCATCACCGGTTCGAGAATACTGGTGAGCGCGTTCACCGACGCGTCGACTTCGTTGTCGTAGGCATCAGCAGCGCGCGACAGCATCTCCTCCAGTTCGCCGCTCTTCTCGCCGACCGCGATCATGTGCAGCACGAGCGGCGGGAACAGGCCGCTCTTGCGCAGCGGCGGCTCGATGCTCTGCCCTTCGCGGATACTGTTGCGACCGTTCTCGATGGCTTCGGCCAACACCGTGTTCCCCACCACGTTCTTCACGATGTCGAGCGACGGTAGGAGCGCGATGCCGCTGTTCAACAGCGTCGAAAGCGTGCGCGAAAAGCGCGCCAGCGCCACCTTCTTCAGCATTTTGCCGAAGTAGGGGACACGCAACACGTAGCCGTCGAAGCGCAAGCGGCCCGCCGGCGTGCGAATCGACACCCGGATGGCCATCACAATCGCGATCGCTGCGCCGACGATCAGCCACCAGTACTGCTGGAGGAAGCCGCTGATCCTGAGCAGGATGGTTGTCATCAGCGGCAGCGCTTGCTTGTTCTCGTCGAAGATCTTGGTGATGCGCGGCACCACGTAGGAGAGCAGGAACAGCAGTACCGAGCTGCTCACCAAACCCATCGCCACCGGATAGGTCAGCGCGCTGCGTACCTTGTTGCGCAGTTGCGCGGCCTTCTCGGTGTATTCGGCCAGGCGCAGCAGCACGATGTCGAGCGCGCCGCTGGCTTCGCCGGCGCGCACCATGTTGACGTAGAGGTCGGAGAACAGTTTCGGATGCTCCTTCATCGCGTCGGCGAGCGCGCGCCCTTCCACCACCTGTCCGCGCACCTGCGAGAGCGTGCGCTTGATGGGCGCGTTGTCGATCTGTTCGATCAAGGCGCTGAGACAGTCCACCAGCGGCAACCCGGCGCCGACCAGGGTCGAGAGCTGCCGGGTCATCAGCGCCACGTCTTGCGGGGTGATGCGCTCGAAGAGCTGGCCGATGTTGACTTGGAAACGCGCGCCGGGCGTGGCCGCCTTCTCCTCCGCGGCCTGGCGGCCGGTACGGTCTTCGCTCAGGTCGGTGGGAAAGACGCCGCTCTTGCGCAACTTCAGCCGCGCCCCCTTCGGGCTGTCGGCGTCGACGATGCCGTTGACCGCCTTGCCCTCGGTGGTGAGGCCTTTGTACGCGTAGACTGGCATGCTTGGACACTACCGACGCTGCGCGCCGGCCGACATTCGATCGCCGTGTGGCGGAACCTTACACCAAGTCTTCTTGCGTAACACGCAGGATCTCTTCGATGCTGGTGAAGCCGGCCAACACCTTGTCGGCGCCGTCATGGCGCAAGGTATCCATGCCTTTGCCGGTGGCTTCGCGGCGGATAGTGGCCGCGTCGGCGTTCTTCATGATCAGGTTGCGGATCTCGTCATCGACCACCAGCAACTCGTGAATGCCGGTGCGGCCGCGATATGCGGTCTGCTTGCAACTGGCGCATCCCGGGCCGACGCGATACACGGTGCGTCCGCTCACACGATCCGCACGCACGCCCAACTCGCGCAGCTCCTCCACCGACGGCGTGTACGGCACACGACAATCGGGGCACAAGCGGCGGACCAATCGTTGGGCCATGACGGCGACCACCGACGAGGACACCAGAAACGGTTCGATGCCCATGTCGAGCAAGCGCGTCACCG
Coding sequences:
- a CDS encoding DUF4038 domain-containing protein gives rise to the protein MTRTRTPTVTRTSTPTPTATHTRRPTRTPTPTATSTATRTATPTRTRTRTRTPTATLRPTATRTGTRTSTPTRTPTATRTPGNPPPNTNTAYPLKVSPNGRYLVDQNNVPVLLTGDSPQALTVNLSEAEADAFFADRQAAGFNVVWVNLLCATYTGGRADGSTYDGIVPFTTPNDLATPNDAFFTRVDHMLTLAAQHGLTVLLDPAETGSYLSVLNANGVTKARTYGRYLGTRYRSVDNIIWMSGNDFQSWQSPGDDAVVQAVARGIHDTDDRHIHTVELDYLVSGSLDDASWAPLIQLNASYTYYPTYAQVLADYNRANALPTFLVEANYEFEHNAADEGTPEILRRQAYWSLLSGAAGQLYGNRYTWPFSSGWQSNLDTPGSLQMRYVKFLFESRQWFNLIPDQSHTVVTAGYGTFADSGALGTNDYLTAARTPDGALVMAYLPTSRTITVNMATLGAPAYASWYDPSNGTFSSIAGSPLANSGARPFTPPGANSDGDGDWVLVLEATAVPPDNQAPSVPSGVSASGVTDTQITITWTASTDNVAVAGYQLYRDGVLIRTMAATTATDTGLTALTAYAYTVVAFDYANNVSAPSAALNVTTVGPGPTFVQQNYAAPQSPQSVVSTTYASAQTVGDTNILAIGWNDTTASITSVSDSAGNVYQPALATFRGNGMSQAIYYAANIQAASPGSNQVTVHFDQAAVFVDLRITEYAGLRQSAPFVAGISATGVGSSASTGPLAAASNALLFVAGMTGATFSAPGAGYTSRVITTPDGDLVEDTIAASAGNYTATAPLTSGTWVLQLAAFAPAP
- a CDS encoding VOC family protein; its protein translation is MIHHIGVFASDLGASRRFFTQALAPLGVVAQYETDQVAEFWRLDTDAPSLSLGRTTGEVTRGLHLAFEAADRNTVDAFFAAAIAAGGRERHAPRHWPHYRAYCAFVSDPDGNNIEAVHKETSRRRPGARAAE
- a CDS encoding isoprenylcysteine carboxylmethyltransferase family protein, whose translation is MNELSKKSLTGLIKLQVGLALLLFLPAWSLHFWQAWIYWMLFGISVLMITLYFLKHDPGLVNRRLDAGPGAEHEKIQKIIQAIASVLVCALIIVPGFDHRFHWSAVPTAIVLSADVMVALGLLMVFFVFRANSYAASVVKVEASQPVIETGPYRLVRHPMYAGGLLALLATPLALGSPWGLLVGIALCGVIVARLLDEERFLSAHLPGYDAYCRKVRYRLVPMVW
- a CDS encoding GFA family protein is translated as MLTGRCLCGDVRFELHGKLGPLAYCHCSMCQRASGSAFAANAAIRSQYLKWVSGRESIREYESSPGKFRAFCSRCGSPIFSRRVDEPDSFRIRLGMLDGDPERRPLAHFWVSSKAPWFEIRDELPQYQEDSVTNPGPQ
- a CDS encoding DUF2277 domain-containing protein, translated to MCRNIKTLFNFEPPVTDEEIRAASLQFVRKVSGFNKPSKANEAAFLTAVDAVAKVSGRLLTALETNAAPRNRAEEAAKAHLRAAQRFST
- the gspN gene encoding type II secretion system protein GspN, with protein sequence MRLPRIRLRLPRLSARPRISFEWLGGLVSRTVLLYAGFTLVVFLVGLIVNFPHDIVVRRVMSNVDLSPLQVDFKSARFAWHHGYELRGVRVSQTVAGEDVSWLECSTLDVLPELKGLMRGQFTGVSWQGELYGGTVTGQWTMAGAGGSGQVELSKLELGRYRPLMSQIDEGQITGQVSGNFTVQVPSADRRATQVSGEILVNRPGLLGGKIKGFKIPDLQFAQAKGKLSVKGDRLEIQEFRLVGDQLNGSLSGSIVLRDPAASSQLNLRVTLEPSAATPDAIKGALLLIPRAPGARPDAPITISGTLGAPQIR
- a CDS encoding type II secretion system protein M; this encodes MAFDPREVFNFYQRLSPRERLLLGAAVGSVLLISLYSFVWDPLVAGRERLEKRIVAREKDLNEMQAQRAHYLDLLRQIEANQSVVVRTDPNFSLFANLQSAVAATVAREKIQSMNPTDKNLTDEYQEQSVEIKLTGVALDQLVAMLYKIEKGDPPLHVSRLQVKKRYNDPRSFDIVATVSLLKPRTAAPAAAPGAAPAAAPAPGA
- the pilM gene encoding pilus assembly protein PilM, whose protein sequence is MPQRILALDVEETEVKAAVLETSFRDYRIAGLYHEALTPDGGATGEQVRRFLDRHQLAGETVVSTLPGGLVSHRVFFLPFRDRKRLNQTIPFELETQVPFGLDEVIVDYSVLHRDRSGTTVLAAMVQKTDLEAHLAMLRSAGIDPKVVDLASMSGLNVLRVLSADLPATFAFVECNANSVHVALYRNQQLVGLRTLAVGHGAPATNGAANGHALAEGAVLTDAPPDDSAARALAVELRWSLMVINGAPLDDRLPCYVAGSPAWLDHSAPVLERQLGFELRRLDRIPLRMMTPTDQALLPTCAAPLGVALREVAPANTLGLNFRRDEFAYHRGQQEVRRAFGRVAILVGVLLVMTIADLFAAYQFQLSRLTAIDGQIRKVFVNTLPDERPVNEIAQFKSEVDKAEQKLQLLGGIVSLSGAAAIDIARAISAALTDKAKLDIDEYAYDPEAVRIRGRTDSFETVDTIKQQLVAVPYFKDVQVKDVKASADGKDVSFRLILIMTKDTHLGE